One genomic region from Corvus hawaiiensis isolate bCorHaw1 chromosome 28, bCorHaw1.pri.cur, whole genome shotgun sequence encodes:
- the TPM4 gene encoding tropomyosin alpha-4 chain isoform X1: protein MEAIKKKMQMLKLDKENAIDRAEQAETDKKAAEDKCKQVEDELVALQKKLKGTEDELDKYSEALKDAQEKLEQAEKKATDAEGEVAALNRRIQLVEEELDRAQERLATALQKLEEAEKAADESERGMKVIENRAMKDEEKMEIQEMQLKEAKHIAEEADRKYEEVARKLVILEGELERAEERAEVSEVKCSDLEEELKNVTNNLKSLEAQSEKYSEKEDKYEEEIKILSDKLKEAETRAEFAERTVAKLEKSIDDLEEKLAQAKEENLGLHQTLDQTLNELNCI from the exons ATGGAAGCTATCAAGAAAAAGATGCAGATGTTGAAGTTAGACAAGGAGAATGCCATTGACAGAGCAGAACAGGCTGAGACGGATAAGAAGGCAGCTGAGGACAAATGCAAGCAG GTAGAGGATGAGCTGGTAGCTCTGCAGAAGAAGTTGAAAGGAACTGAAGATGAGCTGGATAAGTACTCAGAGGCTCTCAAAGATGCCCAAGAGAAACTGGAGCAGGCTGAGAAGAAGGCCACTGAT GCTGAAGGTGAGGTGGCAGCTCTGAACAGACGCATCCAGCTTGTGGAAGAGGAATTGGATCGTGCCCAGGAACGACTGgccacagccctgcagaaactggaggaggctgagaaagcagcagatGAGAGTGAGAG AGGAATGAAGGTTATTGAGAACAGAGCAATGAAAgatgaagagaaaatggaaattcagGAAATGCAGTTGAAGGAGGCCAAGCACATTGCTGAAGAAGCCGACCGCAAATATGAGGAG GTTGCCCGTAAACTGGTTATTTTGGAGGGTGAACTGGAAAGAGCTGAGGAGCGTGCAGAGGTGTCTGAAGT TAAATGTAGTGACCTTGAAGAGGAGTTAAAGAACGTCACAAACAACCTGAAATCTTTGGAAGCTCAGTCTGAAAAG TACTCggaaaaagaagataaatatgAAGAAGAAATCAAGATTCTCTCTGACAAGCTGAAAGAA GCTGAAACTCGTGCAGAATTTGCAGAGAGAACTGTTGCCAAACTGGAAAAGTCTATTGATGACCTGGAAG AAAAACTTGCTCAAGCCAAAGAGGAGAACTTGGGCTTGCACCAGACACTGGACCAGACGCTAAATGAACTGAACTGTATATGA
- the TPM4 gene encoding tropomyosin alpha-4 chain isoform X2, whose protein sequence is MEAIKKKMQMLKLDKENAIDRAEQAETDKKAAEDKCKQVEDELVALQKKLKGTEDELDKYSEALKDAQEKLEQAEKKATDAEGEVAALNRRIQLVEEELDRAQERLATALQKLEEAEKAADESERGMKVIENRAMKDEEKMEIQEMQLKEAKHIAEEADRKYEEVARKLVILEGELERAEERAEVSEVKCSDLEEELKNVTNNLKSLEAQSEKYSEKEDKYEEEIKILSDKLKEAETRAEFAERTVAKLEKSIDDLEDELYAQKLKYKAISEELDHALNDMTSL, encoded by the exons ATGGAAGCTATCAAGAAAAAGATGCAGATGTTGAAGTTAGACAAGGAGAATGCCATTGACAGAGCAGAACAGGCTGAGACGGATAAGAAGGCAGCTGAGGACAAATGCAAGCAG GTAGAGGATGAGCTGGTAGCTCTGCAGAAGAAGTTGAAAGGAACTGAAGATGAGCTGGATAAGTACTCAGAGGCTCTCAAAGATGCCCAAGAGAAACTGGAGCAGGCTGAGAAGAAGGCCACTGAT GCTGAAGGTGAGGTGGCAGCTCTGAACAGACGCATCCAGCTTGTGGAAGAGGAATTGGATCGTGCCCAGGAACGACTGgccacagccctgcagaaactggaggaggctgagaaagcagcagatGAGAGTGAGAG AGGAATGAAGGTTATTGAGAACAGAGCAATGAAAgatgaagagaaaatggaaattcagGAAATGCAGTTGAAGGAGGCCAAGCACATTGCTGAAGAAGCCGACCGCAAATATGAGGAG GTTGCCCGTAAACTGGTTATTTTGGAGGGTGAACTGGAAAGAGCTGAGGAGCGTGCAGAGGTGTCTGAAGT TAAATGTAGTGACCTTGAAGAGGAGTTAAAGAACGTCACAAACAACCTGAAATCTTTGGAAGCTCAGTCTGAAAAG TACTCggaaaaagaagataaatatgAAGAAGAAATCAAGATTCTCTCTGACAAGCTGAAAGAA GCTGAAACTCGTGCAGAATTTGCAGAGAGAACTGTTGCCAAACTGGAAAAGTCTATTGATGACCTGGAAG ACGAGCTCTACGCTCAGAAGCTGAAGTACAAAGCCATCAGTGAGGAGCTTGATCATGCCCTCAACGACATGACCTCTTTGTGA
- the TPM4 gene encoding tropomyosin alpha-4 chain isoform X4: MAAPSSLEAVKRKIQCLQQQADEAEDRAQVLQRELDLERDLREKAEGEVAALNRRIQLVEEELDRAQERLATALQKLEEAEKAADESERGMKVIENRAMKDEEKMEIQEMQLKEAKHIAEEADRKYEEVARKLVILEGELERAEERAEVSEVKCSDLEEELKNVTNNLKSLEAQSEKYSEKEDKYEEEIKILSDKLKEAETRAEFAERTVAKLEKSIDDLEDELYAQKLKYKAISEELDHALNDMTSL; this comes from the exons ATGGCCGCGCCGAGCTCCCTGGAAGCCGTGAAGAGGAAGATCCAGTGCCTGCAGCAACAGGCGGATGAGGCGGAGGATCGCGCCCAGGTCCTCCAGCGGGAGCTGGACCTGGAACGGGACCTGCGGGAGAAA GCTGAAGGTGAGGTGGCAGCTCTGAACAGACGCATCCAGCTTGTGGAAGAGGAATTGGATCGTGCCCAGGAACGACTGgccacagccctgcagaaactggaggaggctgagaaagcagcagatGAGAGTGAGAG AGGAATGAAGGTTATTGAGAACAGAGCAATGAAAgatgaagagaaaatggaaattcagGAAATGCAGTTGAAGGAGGCCAAGCACATTGCTGAAGAAGCCGACCGCAAATATGAGGAG GTTGCCCGTAAACTGGTTATTTTGGAGGGTGAACTGGAAAGAGCTGAGGAGCGTGCAGAGGTGTCTGAAGT TAAATGTAGTGACCTTGAAGAGGAGTTAAAGAACGTCACAAACAACCTGAAATCTTTGGAAGCTCAGTCTGAAAAG TACTCggaaaaagaagataaatatgAAGAAGAAATCAAGATTCTCTCTGACAAGCTGAAAGAA GCTGAAACTCGTGCAGAATTTGCAGAGAGAACTGTTGCCAAACTGGAAAAGTCTATTGATGACCTGGAAG ACGAGCTCTACGCTCAGAAGCTGAAGTACAAAGCCATCAGTGAGGAGCTTGATCATGCCCTCAACGACATGACCTCTTTGTGA
- the TPM4 gene encoding tropomyosin alpha-4 chain isoform X3, whose translation MAAPSSLEAVKRKIQCLQQQADEAEDRAQVLQRELDLERDLREKAEGEVAALNRRIQLVEEELDRAQERLATALQKLEEAEKAADESERGMKVIENRAMKDEEKMEIQEMQLKEAKHIAEEADRKYEEVARKLVILEGELERAEERAEVSEVKCSDLEEELKNVTNNLKSLEAQSEKYSEKEDKYEEEIKILSDKLKEAETRAEFAERTVAKLEKSIDDLEEKLAQAKEENLGLHQTLDQTLNELNCI comes from the exons ATGGCCGCGCCGAGCTCCCTGGAAGCCGTGAAGAGGAAGATCCAGTGCCTGCAGCAACAGGCGGATGAGGCGGAGGATCGCGCCCAGGTCCTCCAGCGGGAGCTGGACCTGGAACGGGACCTGCGGGAGAAA GCTGAAGGTGAGGTGGCAGCTCTGAACAGACGCATCCAGCTTGTGGAAGAGGAATTGGATCGTGCCCAGGAACGACTGgccacagccctgcagaaactggaggaggctgagaaagcagcagatGAGAGTGAGAG AGGAATGAAGGTTATTGAGAACAGAGCAATGAAAgatgaagagaaaatggaaattcagGAAATGCAGTTGAAGGAGGCCAAGCACATTGCTGAAGAAGCCGACCGCAAATATGAGGAG GTTGCCCGTAAACTGGTTATTTTGGAGGGTGAACTGGAAAGAGCTGAGGAGCGTGCAGAGGTGTCTGAAGT TAAATGTAGTGACCTTGAAGAGGAGTTAAAGAACGTCACAAACAACCTGAAATCTTTGGAAGCTCAGTCTGAAAAG TACTCggaaaaagaagataaatatgAAGAAGAAATCAAGATTCTCTCTGACAAGCTGAAAGAA GCTGAAACTCGTGCAGAATTTGCAGAGAGAACTGTTGCCAAACTGGAAAAGTCTATTGATGACCTGGAAG AAAAACTTGCTCAAGCCAAAGAGGAGAACTTGGGCTTGCACCAGACACTGGACCAGACGCTAAATGAACTGAACTGTATATGA
- the RAB8A gene encoding ras-related protein Rab-8A isoform X1: MGVRWAGPLPTNMAKTYDYLFKLLLIGDSGVGKTCALFRFSEDAFNATFISTIGIDFKIRTIELDGKRIKLQIWDTAGQERFRTITTAYYRGAMGIMLVYDITNEKSFENIRNWVRNIEEHASPDVEKMILGNKCDANDKRQVSREQGEKLAASFGIKFMETSAKANINIENAFFTLARDIKAKMDKKLEGNSPQGSNQGVKITQDQQKKSSFFRCVLL; encoded by the exons ATGGGCGTGCGGTGGGCGGGGCCGCTGCCCACAAACATGGCGAAGACCTACGACTACCTGTTCAAGCTGCTGCTGATCGGCGACTCGGGCGTAGGCAAGACCTGCGCCCTGTTCCGCTTCTCCGAGGACGCCTTCAACGCCACGTTCATTTCCACCATCG GTATTGACTTTAAAATTAGAACGATAGAGCTCGATGGCAAGAGAATCAAACTGCAGATCTG GGACACGGCTGGGCAGGAGCGATTCCGGACCATCACAACCGCCTACTACAGGGGAGCCATG GGCATTATGTTAGTGTATGACATCACCAATGAAAAGTCTTTTGAAAATATTCGGAACTGGGTGAGGAATATTGAAGAG CATGCCTCTCCAGATGTTGAAAAAATGATCCTGGGGAACAAATGTGATGCAAATGACAAAAGACAAGTCTCTAGAGAGCAAGGGGAGAAG CTTGCTGCAAGTTTTGGGATTAAATTCATGGAGACCAGTGCGAAAGCAAATATAAACATAGAGAAT GCATTTTTCACTCTTGCAAGAGATATCAAAGCAAAAATGGACAAGAAGTTG GAAGGCAATAGCCCACAAGGCAGCAACCAGGGAGTCAAAATCACACAAgaccagcaaaagaaaagcagctttttccgATGTGTTCTTCTGTGA
- the RAB8A gene encoding ras-related protein Rab-8A isoform X2 produces MGVRWAGPLPTNMAKTYDYLFKLLLIGDSGVGKTCALFRFSEDAFNATFISTIGIDFKIRTIELDGKRIKLQIWDTAGQERFRTITTAYYRGAMGIMLVYDITNEKSFENIRNWVRNIEEHASPDVEKMILGNKCDANDKRQVSREQGEKLAASFGIKFMETSAKANINIENAFFTLARDIKAKMDKKLAQLMFPDIRTLCQHQTSRLRFINPMDYCKSLYCC; encoded by the exons ATGGGCGTGCGGTGGGCGGGGCCGCTGCCCACAAACATGGCGAAGACCTACGACTACCTGTTCAAGCTGCTGCTGATCGGCGACTCGGGCGTAGGCAAGACCTGCGCCCTGTTCCGCTTCTCCGAGGACGCCTTCAACGCCACGTTCATTTCCACCATCG GTATTGACTTTAAAATTAGAACGATAGAGCTCGATGGCAAGAGAATCAAACTGCAGATCTG GGACACGGCTGGGCAGGAGCGATTCCGGACCATCACAACCGCCTACTACAGGGGAGCCATG GGCATTATGTTAGTGTATGACATCACCAATGAAAAGTCTTTTGAAAATATTCGGAACTGGGTGAGGAATATTGAAGAG CATGCCTCTCCAGATGTTGAAAAAATGATCCTGGGGAACAAATGTGATGCAAATGACAAAAGACAAGTCTCTAGAGAGCAAGGGGAGAAG CTTGCTGCAAGTTTTGGGATTAAATTCATGGAGACCAGTGCGAAAGCAAATATAAACATAGAGAAT GCATTTTTCACTCTTGCAAGAGATATCAAAGCAAAAATGGACAAGAAGTTG GCACAGCTCATGTTTCCTGACATCAGAACCTTATGCCAACATCAGACTTCCAGACTCAGATTTATAAATCCTATGGATTATTGTAAGTCTCTTTACTGCTGCTGA
- the CIB3 gene encoding calcium and integrin-binding family member 3, which yields MGNKQTIFTQEQLDAYQDCTFFTRKEILRLFYRYRDLAPQLVPLDYTDKPAVTLPYELIGSMPELKDNPFRQRIAEVFSEHGDGNMTLDDFLDMFSVLSEMAPRDLKAYYAFKIYDFNNDDYICKSDLEKTVNKLTRNELTPEEVSLVCEKVIYEADVDNDGKLSLEDFQHMIVRAPDFLSTFHIRI from the exons ATGGGCAACAAGCAAACCATTTTCACTCAAGAGCAACTGGATGCATATCAG GACTGCACATTCTTcacaaggaaagaaattttgAG GCTGTTTTACAGGTACCGAGATCTGGCCCCGCAGCTCGTTCCCCTTGACTACACTGACAAACCAGCCGTGACACTTCCCTACGAGCTCATTGGCAGCATGCCAGAGCTCAAG GACAACCCATTTCGCCAGCGGATAGCAGAAGTGTTCTCAGAGCACGGAGATGGCAACATGACTTTAGATGACTTTTTGGACATGTTTTCTGTGCTAAGTGAAATGGCTCCCAGAGACTTGAAAGCttattatgcttttaaaatttatg ATTTCAACAATGATGATTACATATGCAAATCAGATCTAGAGAAAACTGTTAACAAATTAACCCGAAATGAACTGACCCCGGAAGAAGTCAGCCTTGTGTGTGAAAAGGTGATTTACGAGGCCGATGTGGATAATGATGGCAAACTGTCCTTGGAAGACTTTCAGCATATGATCGTACGAGCTCCAGATTTCCTCAG CACCTTTCATATTCGAATCTGA
- the FAM32A gene encoding protein FAM32A, protein MAEYEAVQRGALRLKGSGGALGAGKRKKKKAKDKAQILDQIVSSKKQEEEKKRGLDKRTPAQVAYEKMQEKRQMERILKKASKTHKQRVEDFNRHLDTLTEHYDIPKVSWTK, encoded by the exons ATGGCGGAGTACGAGGCGGTGCAGCGCGGTGCCCTGCGGCTGAAGGGCAGcgggggggccctgggggcCGGCAAGAG gaagaagaagaaggcgAAAGACAAGGCCCAGATCCTGGATCAGATCGTGAGCAgcaagaagcaggaggaggagaagaagcgCGGGCTGGACAAGCGGACCCCGGCGCAGGTGGCCTACGAGAAGATGCAGGAGAAGCGG CAAATGGAGCGGATCCTAAAGAAAGCGTCGAAAACCCACAAGCAGCGAGTGGAG GACTTCAACAGGCACTTGGATACTCTGACTGAGCATTACGACATTCCCAAAGTCAGCTGGACCAAATGA
- the AP1M1 gene encoding AP-1 complex subunit mu-1: MSASAVYVLDLKGKVLICRNYRGDVDMSEVEHFMPILMEKEEEGTLSPILAHGGVRFMWIKHNNLYLVATSKKNACVSLVFSFLYKVVQVFSEYFKELEEESIRDNFVIIYELLDELMDFGYPQTTDSKILQEYITQEGHKLETGAPRPPATVTNAVSWRSEGIKYRKNEVFLDVIESVNLLVSANGNVLRSEIVGSIKMRVFLSGMPELRLGLNDKVLFDNTGRGKSKSVELEDVKFHQCVRLSRFENDRTISFIPPDGEFELMSYRLNTHVKPLIWIESVIEKHSHSRIEYMIKAKSQFKRRSTANNVEIHIPVPNDADSPKFKTTVGSVKWVPENSEIVWSIKSFPGGKEYLMRAHFGLPSVEAEDKEGKPPISVKFEIPYFTTSGIQVRYLKIIEKSGYQALPWVRYITQNGDYQLRTQ, from the exons ATGTCGGCCAGCGCCGTCTATGTGCTGGACCTGAAGGGGAAG GTTCTGATCTGTCGGAATTACCGTGGAGATGTGGACATGTCAGAGGTGGAACATTTTATGCCGATCcttatggaaaaggaagaagaggggaCGCTTTCTCCTATCCTAGCACATGGAGGAGTTCGTTTCATGTGGATTAAACATAACAACCTGTATC TTGTTGCAACTTCTAAGAAAAATGCTTGTGTATCACtggtgttttcatttttatataaagtAGTTCAG gttttttctgaatatttcaaGGAGTTGGAAGAAGAGAGCATTAGAGataattttgttattatttatgAGTTGTTAGATGAGCTTATGGATTTTGGTTATCCACAAACAACTGATAGTAAAATTTTACAAGA GTACATCACTCAGGAAGGTCACAAACTTGAAACTGGAGCCCCACGCCCACCTGCCACTGTTACAAATGCTGTTTCATGGAGATCAGAGGggataaaatacaggaaaaatgaGGTTTTCCTGGATGTCATAGAGTCTGTTAACCTTCTG GTCAGTGCCAACGGAAACGTGTTACGGAGTGAGATAGTTGGATCCATTAAAATGAGAGTCTTCCTCTCGGGAATGCCAGAGCTGCGCCTTGGATTGAATGACAAAGTTCTCTTTGATAATACAGGCC GTGGGAAAAGTAAATCAGTAGAACTGGAAGATGTGAAGTTTCACCAGTGTGTTCGTCTCTCTCGCTTTGAAAACGACAGGACAATCTCCTTCATTCCACCTGACGGAGAGTTTGAGCTCATGTCATATCGCCTTAATACCCAC GTAAAACCCCTGATCTGGATCGAGTCTGTGATTGAGAAACATTCCCACAGCCGCATCGAGTACATGATCAAG gcGAAGAGTCAATTTAAGCGTAGATCAACTGCCAACAATGTGGAGATTCACATCCCAGTTCCAAACGATGCAGACTCGCCAAAGTTTAAAACCACTGTTGGAAGTGTCAAATGGGTTCCAGAGAACAGTGAAATTGTCTGGTCCATTAAATCTTTTCCA GGTGGAAAAGAATACCTGATGAGAGCTCACTTTGGACTTCCAAGTGTTGAAGCTGAAGACAAGGAAGGAAAACCTCCCATTAGTGTCAAGTTTGAGATTCCATATTTCACCACTTCAGGAATCCAG GTTCGTTACTTAAAGATAATTGAGAAGAGTGGCTACCAGGCTTTGCCCTGGGTCCGGTACATCACCCAGAATGGAG ACTACCAGCTCCGAACACAGTAA